The following proteins come from a genomic window of Apium graveolens cultivar Ventura unplaced genomic scaffold, ASM990537v1 ctg3893, whole genome shotgun sequence:
- the LOC141701470 gene encoding F-box/kelch-repeat protein At3g06240-like: protein MYAAYDNEDYSMIYAGKIPMADLNDEKILVSNLLRNQFRALPPIYLPPKDDFLAPVKYTSWSISKHPEESPVNAYGLGFDSSTNTFKMVCTLQNTGKCIGTVVHNLGTDSWRKISSFPQYPIYGKPVFVHGFLHWLLSPLGQYYGELPVDQTIVSFDVCKENFQLLPHPGIWSKYIEEFRLIECNGHFRLFDMSSDLAVADISMSDEDIDIWMMDYRKKEWSRVFNIRLTQTLATAYNDICIYAIACTYNDNDIGIWKEGEIFVKSYKGYWIYSTKTGGLKFKLFSGLSNGAAQIPSQTGSLVSI, encoded by the exons ATGTATGCGGCATATGACAATGAAGATTATAGCATGATCTATGCAGGAAAAATTCCGATGGCAGATTTAAAT GACGAAAAAATCCTTGTGTCAAATCTGCTGAGAAATCAGTTCAGAGCTCTGCCCCCAATCTACCTTCCGCCAAAGGATGATTTTCTTGCTCCAGTGAAATACACCTCGTGGTCCATATCAAAGCATCCAGAGGAATCGCCAGTAAATGCCTATGGATTAGGTTTTGATAGTTCAACGAATACCTTCAAAATGGTTTGTACTCTGCAGAATACAGGTAAATGCATAGGTACAGTAGTGCACAATTTGGGCACAGACTCATGGAGAAAGATTTCTAGTTTTCCTCAATATCCCATATACGGAAAGCCTGTTTTCGTGCATGGATTTTTACATTGGCTGTTAAGCCCTCTTGGACAATACTACGGGGAATTGCCTGTGGACCAAACAATAGTCTCGTTCGATGTTTGTAAAGAGAATTTCCAGCTGCTTCCGCATCCTGGGATTTGGTCGAAATATATTGAGGAATTCAGACTAATTGAGTGCAATGGTCATTTTAGATTATTTGATATGAGTAGTGACTTAGCCGTAGCTGATATCTCAATGAGTGATGAAGACATTGATATATGGATGATGGACTATAGGAAGAAGGAATGGAGCAGAGTGTTTAATATTAGACTCACTCAGACACTAGCAACTGCTTACAATGATATTTGTATTTATGCAATTGCATGTACTTATAATGATAATGATATAGGCATATGGAAGGAGGGAGAAATATTTGTGAAATCTTATAAAGGATACTGGATATATAGTaccaagactggtggcttgaaATTTAAACTATTTTCTGGTTTGAGCAATGGTGCTGCACAAATTCCGAGTCAGACTGGGAGTCTGGTTTCCATCTAA